A segment of the Gemmatimonadales bacterium genome:
CGTCTCGCTCGTTTTCGTCACGACCCCGGCTGCGCCCGGCATGGAAGTGTATGATGAAGTGCGCACCGCCGTGGATGAGATCGTCGGGCGGATCAACGGTCGGTTCGGGACGATCGGCTGGACGCCAATTCACTATTTCTTTCGATCGCTCCCGTTCGACGAGGCCATCGGCTACGCCGCAGCTGCTGACGTTGCCTGGATCACCCCGCTCCGTGATGGCCTCAACCTGGTTGCCAAGGAGTTCGTCGTCGCCCAGGATGCCGCTGGCGGCGCCGGCGTGCTGCTGCTCAGCGAGTTCGCCGGCGCCGCCGTCGAACTGCACGGCGCCCTGCTCACCAACCCTTATGACATCGAAGGGATGACGGCCAGGCTTCAGGATGCGCTCGCCATGCCCGAGCCGGAACGCCGACTTCGCATGCGACGGCTGGCTCGCATCGTCGCCAGCCATGACGTCGCCGACTGGAGCCGTGAGTTTCTCGACGCCCTGGCGGCCGATCCCGGATAGACGTGCTCCACGGGATCGATTGGGCCGTCATCGCTGGCTATCTGATGGTCGCACTCGCGATCGGCGTGTGGGCCAGCCGCGGAAGTCGGGCCGGTCGGACCAGCTTCTTCCTCGCCGATCGATCCCTGCCGTGGTGGTGGGCCGGTCTCTCGATCGCGGCCACCACGTTTGCCGCGGACACGCCCCTCGCCATCAGCGGTATCATCGCCGATCGGGGGCTGTCCGGTAACTGGCTCTGGCTGTCCTGGATCCTGGTTCACGCCGGTGTCGTCGCGGTCTTCGCCCGACGATGGTGGCGGACCGGGGTGGTGACCGATGCGGAGTTCATCGGGATGCGGTACAACGACCGTGCCGCCCCCTTGCTACGCACCACGAGGGCAGCCCTCTACGGCGGGCTCTACAACATCATCATCCTGGGCTGGGTTCTGCGAGCCATGGGCAAGATCGTCGAGCCCCTGGCCCCCTGGGAACGCTGGGCGCCGGGGCTGCTGAGCACCGTCAGCCGGATCCTGCCGGCTGAGAGCGCCGTCGGCGACCCGGCCTCGCTCCTCACCATTCTGGGCCTGGTGGCGCTGGTCACGACCTACTCGGCGCTGGGCGGCCTGCGCGGCGTGGTCCGAACCGACCTGATCCAGCTCGGGCTCGGCCTGGCTGGAAGCATCTGGCTCGCCGTCGCGGCCTGGGAAGCGGTCGGCGGCCGCACCGGTCTGCAGGAGGGGCTCGCAAACCTGTACGGCGACCGGCGATTCGAGCTGGTGGCACTCTTCCCATCGGCAGGAGGAGGTTGGCTCGGCGCGCTCGAGCTGGGAACGTTCGCCATCGGCAGCTACCTCTTGGTCCAGGGCTATGCCAACATCCCGGCGGACGGGGGCGGCTATCTGCAGCAGCGCCTCAATGCCACCCGAAGCGAGGGCGATGCCGTCCGGGCCGCCTGGCTCTTCGTCGGGGTGCAGTACCTGTTGCGCACCTGGCCTTGGTTCGTAGTCGGCCTGGCCGCCCTGGTGCTGATCCCGCTCGACGGATCAACAGCGCAGATCCCCGGCCCCCTCGCCGACACGGTACGATCGGACCGCGAGGCGGGGTATCCGGCCCTGATGCTGGCACTCCTCCCGCCAGGTGCGCTTGGAATGCTCGTGGTGTCCCTGCTCGCGGCCTTCATGAGCACGGTCGACACGCATTTCAACTGGGGCGCGTCCTACCTGGTCAACGACGTCGCCCTGCGGATCCGCCCCGATCTGTCAGAGCGGGTCCAGATTCGGATCGCGCGGCTGGCCGTGATTGGGTTTGCCGGCCTGGCGGTGGCGGTGGCCCTCAACATCGAAACGATCGAACAGGCCTGGAAATGGGTCGCGGTGCTGGGCGCCGCCCTCGGGGCGCCCACGGTGCTTCGTTGGCTCTGGTGGCGGATGACGGCGCTTGCCGAGCTGGCGGGGGCGGTCACCGGACTGGCCGTCGGCGCGGCCACCGGAGCCGCAGGAGTCGGCTACGAACGGCAGCTCCTCTGGGTCGCGGCCCTGAGTCTGGCCGCGACCCTGCTGACGGTATGCATCGGCCCTCGAAGCGACCGGGCCCATGCCTCGATCTTTGCCGCCCGGATCGAGCCGCCGGGCTGGTGGCCCGACCGCACGCCGATTGAAACCGCCCGGAGTCTCGGCCGCGCAGGTGGCGCCACCCTCCTGACGATCGCGGTCGTCGTCCTCGGACTCTGGATCGGGCACCGGCTGCTGTTCGCGCCCTGACCGCGGGGCGCCTGGCGCTTAGCGCAGCGACCGGCCGACGATGGTG
Coding sequences within it:
- a CDS encoding Na+:solute symporter → MLHGIDWAVIAGYLMVALAIGVWASRGSRAGRTSFFLADRSLPWWWAGLSIAATTFAADTPLAISGIIADRGLSGNWLWLSWILVHAGVVAVFARRWWRTGVVTDAEFIGMRYNDRAAPLLRTTRAALYGGLYNIIILGWVLRAMGKIVEPLAPWERWAPGLLSTVSRILPAESAVGDPASLLTILGLVALVTTYSALGGLRGVVRTDLIQLGLGLAGSIWLAVAAWEAVGGRTGLQEGLANLYGDRRFELVALFPSAGGGWLGALELGTFAIGSYLLVQGYANIPADGGGYLQQRLNATRSEGDAVRAAWLFVGVQYLLRTWPWFVVGLAALVLIPLDGSTAQIPGPLADTVRSDREAGYPALMLALLPPGALGMLVVSLLAAFMSTVDTHFNWGASYLVNDVALRIRPDLSERVQIRIARLAVIGFAGLAVAVALNIETIEQAWKWVAVLGAALGAPTVLRWLWWRMTALAELAGAVTGLAVGAATGAAGVGYERQLLWVAALSLAATLLTVCIGPRSDRAHASIFAARIEPPGWWPDRTPIETARSLGRAGGATLLTIAVVVLGLWIGHRLLFAP